The following coding sequences are from one Coffea arabica cultivar ET-39 chromosome 11e, Coffea Arabica ET-39 HiFi, whole genome shotgun sequence window:
- the LOC113717874 gene encoding uncharacterized protein isoform X4, with protein sequence MAAELEELLGFLSSPSPPVKKAAVDIIRDYTGSEDGLQMLGKCCGVLLPSLSRLLAEKKEVSEPAAEALVNLSQNSDLAKKMVDTGVVETAMEILYKENCEITGLLVMLLVNLTQLDAGIDSLLQSGDEKMKGLYIMKLVRSFCTSSSERRGDPFEHVASVLVNISKKEAGRKLLLDPRRGLLKQIIRQFDSVSPLRKKGVSGTIRNCCFEAESQLQNLLLISEFLWPALLLPVAGNKIYSEQDASKMPLELASALSIEREPVADPDIRVQALEAIYLLVLQFVPTIGKSGRALKNGSVLFLS encoded by the exons ATGGCGGCAGAGCTGGAAGAACTGCTGGGCTTCCTTTCATCCCCTTCTCCACCT GTAAAAAAAGCAGCAGTTGACATTATTCGGGATTATACAGGATCGGAGGATGGCTTGCAAATGCTTGGAAAGTGTTGCGGCGTTCTTCTTCCATCTCTTTCTCGCCTTCTGGCTGAAAAGAAG GAGGTGTCAGAGCCTGCAGCTGAAGCACTTGTAAATTTGTCACAAAATTCAGATTTAGCTAAAAAGATGGTGGATACTGGTGTTGTTGAGACAGCAATGGAAATTTTATACAAGGAGAACTGTGAAATTACTGGATTGTTGGTTATGCTCCTTGTTAACCTTACACAGTTGGATGCTGGTATTGATTCTTTGCTTCAG TCTGGGGATGAGAAAATGAAAGGCCTTTATATCATGAAGCTTGTCAGATCATTCTGTACGTCATCCAGTGAGAGAAGAG GTGATCCATTTGAACATGTGGCATCTGTTCTTGTGAACATTTCAAAGAAAGAAGCCGGAAGGAAGCTTCTGTTGGATCCAAGGAGGGGACTTTTGAAGCAAATCATTAGGCAGTTTGATTCAGTTAGCCCATTGCGGAAGAAAGGG GTCTCAGGAACCATCCGTAATTGCTGTTTTGAAGCTGAAAGCCAGCTGCAGAATCTTCTTTTGATCTCAGAATTTCTGTGGCCAGCTCTACTCCTGCCAGTTGCTGGAAACAAG ATATATAGTGAGCAAGATGCCTCTAAAATGCCACTCGAGCTTGCAAGTGCACTTTCAATTGAGCGCGAGCCAGTTGCTGATCCTGACATACGTGTCCAAGCACTTGAGGCCATTTACCTGCTGGTATTGCAG TTTGTACCCACTATTGGAAAGAGTGGACGTGCACTCAAAAATGGATCAGTTCTTTTCCTATCATGA
- the LOC113717846 gene encoding LOW QUALITY PROTEIN: uncharacterized protein (The sequence of the model RefSeq protein was modified relative to this genomic sequence to represent the inferred CDS: inserted 1 base in 1 codon) yields the protein MPEDISAERPLFGGAISSTFPLRFQDVSNIRQVPDHQEVFVDPARDESLIFELLDFKADVADNGSATWXLQDLAAEQNAEGATVIEQSGVFQADGLQFGDMPTIISTAVGQMAISKGRQGRGAQNLVKVYLANLRLKGVATDVLITAYEPIVINPLSESAIAVGAGVAVPAAQSGCMPMNEVFQLAATSFKVNDWSLFGAAS from the exons atgcctGAAGATATATCCGCTGAACGTCCATTGTTCGGGGGCGCCATTTCCAGTACTTTCCCTCTCCGCTTCCAG GATGTGAGCAACATTCGGCAAGTACCTGATCATCAG GAGGTATTTGTGGACCCTGCACGAGATGAGAGCTTGATTTTTGAGCTTCTGGACTTTAAGGCTGACGTGGCCGACAATGGAAGTGCCACGT TCCTACAAGACCTTGCCGCTGAACAAAATGCGGAGGGAGCTACG GTGATTGAGCAGTCGGGTGTTTTTCAAGCTGATGGATTGCAGTTTGGAGATATGCCCACTATCATTTCTACTGCTGTTGGCCAAATG GCCATTTCTAAGGGAAGGCAAGGCAGGGGAGCCCAAAACTTAGTAAAG GTGTATTTGGCAAATTTGCGCCTTAAGGGTGTTGCAACAGATGTTCTAATCACAGCCTATGAGCCTATAGTTATAAA TCCCTTGAGTGAAAGTGCTATAGCTGTTGGGGCCGGTGTTGCTGTTCCTGCTGCACAGTCTGGATGCATGCCAATGAATGAGGTTTTTCAACTTGCTGCCACAAGTTTTAAGGTGAATGATTGGAGCCTCTTTGGTGCTGCTTCTTGA
- the LOC113719048 gene encoding cullin-3A isoform X1, translating into MNSSNQKKRNFQIEAFKHKVVVDPKYADKTWKILEHAITEIYNHNASGLSFEELYRNAYNMVLHKFGEKLYSGLVGTMTLHLQEMAKTIEAAQGNLFLEELNRKWNDHNKALQMIRDILMYMDRTFIPSNRKTPVHELGLNLWRDNVIHSSKIQTRLLDTLLELIQKERTGEIINRGLMRNIIKMLMDLGSSVYQEDFEKHFLEVSADFYRAESQDFIECCDCGDYLKKAERRLNEEIERVSLYLDSKSETKITNVVEKEMIASHMLRLVHMDNSGLVNMLIDDKYEDLGRMYNLFRRVPNGLPTIRDVMTSHLRETGKQLVTDAEKLKDPVEFVQCLLNEKDKYDKIINLAFSNDKTFQNALNSSFEYFINLNPRSPEFISLFVDEKLRKGLKGVSEEDVETILDKVMMLFRYLQEKDVFEKYYKQHLAKRLLSGKTVSDDAERSLIVKLKTECGYQFTSKLEGMFTDMKTSQDTMQGFYAAYAAELGDSPTLVVQVLTTGSWPTQPSITCNLPAEMSALCEKFRSYYLGTHTGRRLSWQTNMGTADLKAIFGKGQKHELNVSTYQMCVLMLFNSADRLSYKEIEQATEIPSSDLRRCLQSLACVKGKNVLRKEPMSKDIGEEDAFFVNDKFTSKFYKVKIGTVVAQKESEPEKQETRQRVEEDRKPQIEAAIVRIMKSRRVLDHNNIIAEVTKQLQSRFLANPGEIKKRIESLIERDFLERDSSDRRLYRYLA; encoded by the exons ATGAATAGTAGTAATCAGAAGAAGAGGAATTTCCAGATAGAGGCGTTCAAGCATAAAGTGGTGGTGGATCCGAAATACGCTGACAAGACTTGGAAGATTCTGGAGCATGCAATTACCGAGATTTACAACCATAACGCCAGTGGCCTCAGCTTCGAAGAGCTTTATAG AAATGCTTACAACATGGTGTTGCATAAATTTGGTGAGAAGCTGTACTCAGGCCTTGTAGGGACAATGACTCTTCACCTACAAGAGATGGCAAAAACCATAGAGGCGGCCCAAGGTAATTTGTTCCTGGAAGAGCTTAACAGAAAATGGAATGATCATAACAAGGCATTGCAGATGATCCGTGACATATTGATGTACATGGACCGGACTTTCATTCCCAGTAATCGTAAAACTCCTGTTCATGAGCTTGGGCTAAATCTCTGGAGGGACAATGTGATACATTCAAGTAAGATACAGACTAGGCTTCTGGATACGCTTCTTGAACTCATACAAAAAGAAAGGACTGGTGAAATCATTAACAGGGGGCTGATGAGAAATATAATTAAGATGCTAATGGACTTGGGATCTTCAGTGTATCAAGAAGACTTTGAGAAACATTTTCTTGAAGTTTCAGCTGATTTTTACAGGGCAGAATCACAGGATTTCATCGAATGTTGTGATTGTGGAGACTATCTTAAGAAAGCTGAAAGACGTCTAAATGAAGAGATCGAGAGGGTCTCACTGTACTTGGATTCAAAGAGTGAAACTAAGATTACCAATGTCGTGGAGAAGGAGATGATTGCGAGCCACATGCTTCGACTAGTTCACATGGATAATTCAGGCTTGGTGAATATGCTAATTGATGACAAGTATGAGGATTTGGGGAGGATGTACAACTTATTCCGCCGGGTCCCTAATGGTCTTCCAACAATAAGAGATGTTATGACTTCACATTTAAGAGAAACTGGTAAGCAGCTTGTTACTGATGCTGAGAAGTTGAAGGATCCTGTCGAATTTGTCCAGTGCCTCTTGAATGAGAAAGATAAGTATGATAAAATCATAAATTTAGCTTTTAGCAATGACAAAACTTTCCAGAATGCCTTGAACTCCTCCTTTGAGTACTTCATTAATCTTAATCCTCGTTCTCCGGAGTTCATTTCTTTGTTTGTGGACGAGAAACTGCGGAAAGGTCTGAAGGGAGTCAGTGAGGAAGATGTTGAGACTATTCTTGACAAGGTTATGATGCTTTTCCGGTATTTGCAGGAGAAGGATGTCTTTGAGAAATACTACAAACAGCATTTGGCAAAACGACTTCTATCAGGAAAAACAGTTTCTGATGATGCTGAGAGAAGTCTGATAGTCAAGTTGAAGACGGAATGTGGGTATCAGTTTACGTCAAAATTAGAGGGTATGTTCACTGACATGAAAACATCTCAGGATACTATGCAAGGGTTTTATGCTGCGTATGCTGCTGAGTTAGGCGATAGTCCCACACTGGTTGTCCAGGTTCTGACAACAGGGTCCTGGCCGACACAACCTAGTATCACTTGCAATCTGCCCGCTGAAATGTCTGCTCTTTGTGAAAAGTTCCGTTCATATTATCTTGGGACACATACAGGTCGGAGGCTCTCCTGGCAAACAAACATGGGGACTGCTGATCTGAAAGCAATCTTTGGAAAAGGGCAAAAGCATGAGCTGAATGTGTCCACTTACCAGATGTGCGTCCTCATGCTATTTAACAGTGCTGATAGGCTCAGCTACAAGGAAATTGAGCAGGCGACTGAGATTCCTTCATCTGACTTGAGAAGATGCTTGCAGTCCCTGGCATGTGTCAAGGGGAAGAATGTTCTTCGGAAAGAGCCAATGAGCAAAGATATTGGAGAAGAAGATGCTTTTTTTGTGAATGATAAGTTTACAAGCAAGTTTTACAAGGTGAAGATAGGAACTGTAGTTGCACAGAAGGAATCTGAGCCTGAAAAACAGGAGACACGTCAGAGGGTTGAAGAGGACAGGAAGCCCCAGATTGAGGCTGCTATAGTTAGGATCATGAAATCTCGGAGGGTGTTGGATCATAACAACATTATTGCAGAGGTGACCAAGCAGTTGCAATCTCGTTTTCTGGCCAATCCTGGAGAAATAAAGAAACGAATTGAATCCCTCATTGAGCGTGATTTTTTGGAGAGGGATAGTTCAGATAGAAGATTGTATCGGTATCTTGCGTGA
- the LOC113717874 gene encoding uncharacterized protein isoform X1 → MAAELEELLGFLSSPSPPVKKAAVDIIRDYTGSEDGLQMLGKCCGVLLPSLSRLLAEKKEVSEPAAEALVNLSQNSDLAKKMVDTGVVETAMEILYKENCEITGLLVMLLVNLTQLDAGIDSLLQSGDEKMKGLYIMKLVRSFCTSSSERRGDPFEHVASVLVNISKKEAGRKLLLDPRRGLLKQIIRQFDSVSPLRKKGVSGTIRNCCFEAESQLQNLLLISEFLWPALLLPVAGNKIYSEQDASKMPLELASALSIEREPVADPDIRVQALEAIYLLVLQEAGRRAFWSVNGPRILQVGYEDEGHPKVMEAYEQIGALKCNLFPGVGSCCKRAALVINPRGHRTWLM, encoded by the exons ATGGCGGCAGAGCTGGAAGAACTGCTGGGCTTCCTTTCATCCCCTTCTCCACCT GTAAAAAAAGCAGCAGTTGACATTATTCGGGATTATACAGGATCGGAGGATGGCTTGCAAATGCTTGGAAAGTGTTGCGGCGTTCTTCTTCCATCTCTTTCTCGCCTTCTGGCTGAAAAGAAG GAGGTGTCAGAGCCTGCAGCTGAAGCACTTGTAAATTTGTCACAAAATTCAGATTTAGCTAAAAAGATGGTGGATACTGGTGTTGTTGAGACAGCAATGGAAATTTTATACAAGGAGAACTGTGAAATTACTGGATTGTTGGTTATGCTCCTTGTTAACCTTACACAGTTGGATGCTGGTATTGATTCTTTGCTTCAG TCTGGGGATGAGAAAATGAAAGGCCTTTATATCATGAAGCTTGTCAGATCATTCTGTACGTCATCCAGTGAGAGAAGAG GTGATCCATTTGAACATGTGGCATCTGTTCTTGTGAACATTTCAAAGAAAGAAGCCGGAAGGAAGCTTCTGTTGGATCCAAGGAGGGGACTTTTGAAGCAAATCATTAGGCAGTTTGATTCAGTTAGCCCATTGCGGAAGAAAGGG GTCTCAGGAACCATCCGTAATTGCTGTTTTGAAGCTGAAAGCCAGCTGCAGAATCTTCTTTTGATCTCAGAATTTCTGTGGCCAGCTCTACTCCTGCCAGTTGCTGGAAACAAG ATATATAGTGAGCAAGATGCCTCTAAAATGCCACTCGAGCTTGCAAGTGCACTTTCAATTGAGCGCGAGCCAGTTGCTGATCCTGACATACGTGTCCAAGCACTTGAGGCCATTTACCTGCTGGTATTGCAG GAGGCAGGTCGAAGAGCATTTTGGTCAGTTAATGGACCTCGAATACTGCAAGTAGGTTATGAAGATGAAGGACATCCTAAAGTGATGGAAGCATATGAGCAAATTGGTGCCCTG AAGTGTAATCTGTTTCCTGGTGTTGGCAGCTGTTGCAAGAGAGCAGCTCTGGTGATTAATCCACGGGGGCACCGAACTTGGTTAATGTGA
- the LOC113719048 gene encoding cullin-3A isoform X2, whose amino-acid sequence MVLHKFGEKLYSGLVGTMTLHLQEMAKTIEAAQGNLFLEELNRKWNDHNKALQMIRDILMYMDRTFIPSNRKTPVHELGLNLWRDNVIHSSKIQTRLLDTLLELIQKERTGEIINRGLMRNIIKMLMDLGSSVYQEDFEKHFLEVSADFYRAESQDFIECCDCGDYLKKAERRLNEEIERVSLYLDSKSETKITNVVEKEMIASHMLRLVHMDNSGLVNMLIDDKYEDLGRMYNLFRRVPNGLPTIRDVMTSHLRETGKQLVTDAEKLKDPVEFVQCLLNEKDKYDKIINLAFSNDKTFQNALNSSFEYFINLNPRSPEFISLFVDEKLRKGLKGVSEEDVETILDKVMMLFRYLQEKDVFEKYYKQHLAKRLLSGKTVSDDAERSLIVKLKTECGYQFTSKLEGMFTDMKTSQDTMQGFYAAYAAELGDSPTLVVQVLTTGSWPTQPSITCNLPAEMSALCEKFRSYYLGTHTGRRLSWQTNMGTADLKAIFGKGQKHELNVSTYQMCVLMLFNSADRLSYKEIEQATEIPSSDLRRCLQSLACVKGKNVLRKEPMSKDIGEEDAFFVNDKFTSKFYKVKIGTVVAQKESEPEKQETRQRVEEDRKPQIEAAIVRIMKSRRVLDHNNIIAEVTKQLQSRFLANPGEIKKRIESLIERDFLERDSSDRRLYRYLA is encoded by the coding sequence ATGGTGTTGCATAAATTTGGTGAGAAGCTGTACTCAGGCCTTGTAGGGACAATGACTCTTCACCTACAAGAGATGGCAAAAACCATAGAGGCGGCCCAAGGTAATTTGTTCCTGGAAGAGCTTAACAGAAAATGGAATGATCATAACAAGGCATTGCAGATGATCCGTGACATATTGATGTACATGGACCGGACTTTCATTCCCAGTAATCGTAAAACTCCTGTTCATGAGCTTGGGCTAAATCTCTGGAGGGACAATGTGATACATTCAAGTAAGATACAGACTAGGCTTCTGGATACGCTTCTTGAACTCATACAAAAAGAAAGGACTGGTGAAATCATTAACAGGGGGCTGATGAGAAATATAATTAAGATGCTAATGGACTTGGGATCTTCAGTGTATCAAGAAGACTTTGAGAAACATTTTCTTGAAGTTTCAGCTGATTTTTACAGGGCAGAATCACAGGATTTCATCGAATGTTGTGATTGTGGAGACTATCTTAAGAAAGCTGAAAGACGTCTAAATGAAGAGATCGAGAGGGTCTCACTGTACTTGGATTCAAAGAGTGAAACTAAGATTACCAATGTCGTGGAGAAGGAGATGATTGCGAGCCACATGCTTCGACTAGTTCACATGGATAATTCAGGCTTGGTGAATATGCTAATTGATGACAAGTATGAGGATTTGGGGAGGATGTACAACTTATTCCGCCGGGTCCCTAATGGTCTTCCAACAATAAGAGATGTTATGACTTCACATTTAAGAGAAACTGGTAAGCAGCTTGTTACTGATGCTGAGAAGTTGAAGGATCCTGTCGAATTTGTCCAGTGCCTCTTGAATGAGAAAGATAAGTATGATAAAATCATAAATTTAGCTTTTAGCAATGACAAAACTTTCCAGAATGCCTTGAACTCCTCCTTTGAGTACTTCATTAATCTTAATCCTCGTTCTCCGGAGTTCATTTCTTTGTTTGTGGACGAGAAACTGCGGAAAGGTCTGAAGGGAGTCAGTGAGGAAGATGTTGAGACTATTCTTGACAAGGTTATGATGCTTTTCCGGTATTTGCAGGAGAAGGATGTCTTTGAGAAATACTACAAACAGCATTTGGCAAAACGACTTCTATCAGGAAAAACAGTTTCTGATGATGCTGAGAGAAGTCTGATAGTCAAGTTGAAGACGGAATGTGGGTATCAGTTTACGTCAAAATTAGAGGGTATGTTCACTGACATGAAAACATCTCAGGATACTATGCAAGGGTTTTATGCTGCGTATGCTGCTGAGTTAGGCGATAGTCCCACACTGGTTGTCCAGGTTCTGACAACAGGGTCCTGGCCGACACAACCTAGTATCACTTGCAATCTGCCCGCTGAAATGTCTGCTCTTTGTGAAAAGTTCCGTTCATATTATCTTGGGACACATACAGGTCGGAGGCTCTCCTGGCAAACAAACATGGGGACTGCTGATCTGAAAGCAATCTTTGGAAAAGGGCAAAAGCATGAGCTGAATGTGTCCACTTACCAGATGTGCGTCCTCATGCTATTTAACAGTGCTGATAGGCTCAGCTACAAGGAAATTGAGCAGGCGACTGAGATTCCTTCATCTGACTTGAGAAGATGCTTGCAGTCCCTGGCATGTGTCAAGGGGAAGAATGTTCTTCGGAAAGAGCCAATGAGCAAAGATATTGGAGAAGAAGATGCTTTTTTTGTGAATGATAAGTTTACAAGCAAGTTTTACAAGGTGAAGATAGGAACTGTAGTTGCACAGAAGGAATCTGAGCCTGAAAAACAGGAGACACGTCAGAGGGTTGAAGAGGACAGGAAGCCCCAGATTGAGGCTGCTATAGTTAGGATCATGAAATCTCGGAGGGTGTTGGATCATAACAACATTATTGCAGAGGTGACCAAGCAGTTGCAATCTCGTTTTCTGGCCAATCCTGGAGAAATAAAGAAACGAATTGAATCCCTCATTGAGCGTGATTTTTTGGAGAGGGATAGTTCAGATAGAAGATTGTATCGGTATCTTGCGTGA
- the LOC113717874 gene encoding uncharacterized protein isoform X2 — MAAELEELLGFLSSPSPPVKKAAVDIIRDYTGSEDGLQMLGKCCGVLLPSLSRLLAEKKEVSEPAAEALVNLSQNSDLAKKMVDTGVVETAMEILYKENCEITGLLVMLLVNLTQLDAGIDSLLQSGDEKMKGLYIMKLVRSFCTSSSERRGDPFEHVASVLVNISKKEAGRKLLLDPRRGLLKQIIRQFDSVSPLRKKGVSGTIRNCCFEAESQLQNLLLISEFLWPALLLPVAGNKIYSEQDASKMPLELASALSIEREPVADPDIRVQALEAIYLLVLQEAGRRAFWSVNGPRILQVGYEDEGHPKVMEAYEQIGALLLQESSSGD; from the exons ATGGCGGCAGAGCTGGAAGAACTGCTGGGCTTCCTTTCATCCCCTTCTCCACCT GTAAAAAAAGCAGCAGTTGACATTATTCGGGATTATACAGGATCGGAGGATGGCTTGCAAATGCTTGGAAAGTGTTGCGGCGTTCTTCTTCCATCTCTTTCTCGCCTTCTGGCTGAAAAGAAG GAGGTGTCAGAGCCTGCAGCTGAAGCACTTGTAAATTTGTCACAAAATTCAGATTTAGCTAAAAAGATGGTGGATACTGGTGTTGTTGAGACAGCAATGGAAATTTTATACAAGGAGAACTGTGAAATTACTGGATTGTTGGTTATGCTCCTTGTTAACCTTACACAGTTGGATGCTGGTATTGATTCTTTGCTTCAG TCTGGGGATGAGAAAATGAAAGGCCTTTATATCATGAAGCTTGTCAGATCATTCTGTACGTCATCCAGTGAGAGAAGAG GTGATCCATTTGAACATGTGGCATCTGTTCTTGTGAACATTTCAAAGAAAGAAGCCGGAAGGAAGCTTCTGTTGGATCCAAGGAGGGGACTTTTGAAGCAAATCATTAGGCAGTTTGATTCAGTTAGCCCATTGCGGAAGAAAGGG GTCTCAGGAACCATCCGTAATTGCTGTTTTGAAGCTGAAAGCCAGCTGCAGAATCTTCTTTTGATCTCAGAATTTCTGTGGCCAGCTCTACTCCTGCCAGTTGCTGGAAACAAG ATATATAGTGAGCAAGATGCCTCTAAAATGCCACTCGAGCTTGCAAGTGCACTTTCAATTGAGCGCGAGCCAGTTGCTGATCCTGACATACGTGTCCAAGCACTTGAGGCCATTTACCTGCTGGTATTGCAG GAGGCAGGTCGAAGAGCATTTTGGTCAGTTAATGGACCTCGAATACTGCAAGTAGGTTATGAAGATGAAGGACATCCTAAAGTGATGGAAGCATATGAGCAAATTGGTGCCCTG CTGTTGCAAGAGAGCAGCTCTGGTGATTAA
- the LOC113717874 gene encoding uncharacterized protein isoform X3 yields MLGKCCGVLLPSLSRLLAEKKEVSEPAAEALVNLSQNSDLAKKMVDTGVVETAMEILYKENCEITGLLVMLLVNLTQLDAGIDSLLQSGDEKMKGLYIMKLVRSFCTSSSERRGDPFEHVASVLVNISKKEAGRKLLLDPRRGLLKQIIRQFDSVSPLRKKGVSGTIRNCCFEAESQLQNLLLISEFLWPALLLPVAGNKIYSEQDASKMPLELASALSIEREPVADPDIRVQALEAIYLLVLQEAGRRAFWSVNGPRILQVGYEDEGHPKVMEAYEQIGALKCNLFPGVGSCCKRAALVINPRGHRTWLM; encoded by the exons ATGCTTGGAAAGTGTTGCGGCGTTCTTCTTCCATCTCTTTCTCGCCTTCTGGCTGAAAAGAAG GAGGTGTCAGAGCCTGCAGCTGAAGCACTTGTAAATTTGTCACAAAATTCAGATTTAGCTAAAAAGATGGTGGATACTGGTGTTGTTGAGACAGCAATGGAAATTTTATACAAGGAGAACTGTGAAATTACTGGATTGTTGGTTATGCTCCTTGTTAACCTTACACAGTTGGATGCTGGTATTGATTCTTTGCTTCAG TCTGGGGATGAGAAAATGAAAGGCCTTTATATCATGAAGCTTGTCAGATCATTCTGTACGTCATCCAGTGAGAGAAGAG GTGATCCATTTGAACATGTGGCATCTGTTCTTGTGAACATTTCAAAGAAAGAAGCCGGAAGGAAGCTTCTGTTGGATCCAAGGAGGGGACTTTTGAAGCAAATCATTAGGCAGTTTGATTCAGTTAGCCCATTGCGGAAGAAAGGG GTCTCAGGAACCATCCGTAATTGCTGTTTTGAAGCTGAAAGCCAGCTGCAGAATCTTCTTTTGATCTCAGAATTTCTGTGGCCAGCTCTACTCCTGCCAGTTGCTGGAAACAAG ATATATAGTGAGCAAGATGCCTCTAAAATGCCACTCGAGCTTGCAAGTGCACTTTCAATTGAGCGCGAGCCAGTTGCTGATCCTGACATACGTGTCCAAGCACTTGAGGCCATTTACCTGCTGGTATTGCAG GAGGCAGGTCGAAGAGCATTTTGGTCAGTTAATGGACCTCGAATACTGCAAGTAGGTTATGAAGATGAAGGACATCCTAAAGTGATGGAAGCATATGAGCAAATTGGTGCCCTG AAGTGTAATCTGTTTCCTGGTGTTGGCAGCTGTTGCAAGAGAGCAGCTCTGGTGATTAATCCACGGGGGCACCGAACTTGGTTAATGTGA